The segment AAACTGCCTGTAGCTCCTGTAGTGCCCTCGCCTGTTCCCGAACTTGTGCCTCAAAATTCACGTGCTACCTCTAACCATTCTACATCTGAACAACGATTGAAGTGTGCTGCTTACAAACAGGCACATTATctattccaatgtgaaatttttCGGGGAAAAACCCCCCAGCAACGCTTTAAGCTGGTAAAAAAGAACAATTTATGCATTAACTGCATCAAGTCGACCCATTTTTCCAAACACTGCACCAGTGGGCCCTGCAAATATTGCCAAAAAAGACACCATACTTTGCTTCACCTTCAACCATCTACCGCTTTGTGCACGTCAAGCGCTCCGGCAAGCTACCACCAGGACCAAGCTACATTGTGTAAGGTCCAGCCATGCGTTCATAATCTGCCGTCACACTCGTCCCGCGAATCGCTTATCAGTGACATCGCTGTCGCTTCGGTCAATCCGTCGGTTTCGTTCGTACCGCCTCCGGTTTCAGCGCCTCCCTGCATTTCGCGCGGTATAGTCTCATTTCCATGTTAAACAGTTGTAAGTGATTCCACTGTGCTCTTGTTTACGGCACTAGTGCTAGTGAAAGACAAATTCAAAACGTCAAAAGGTAAACGTGCCGGTGAGTGGAATTGGCCAAGCCATCGTTAACGTTCGATACACATGTGCAATCACGTTTTCATCTCGTTTTGAAACGGATAACTTTGCAATGGAATGTCTAGTTCTGCCAAAGCTCGCTGTTCATCTGCCGACTAGCACCGTTGACATTAGTGACTGGAGGATTCCTGAACATTTACCTCTGGCGAATCCTCAGTTCAATGTAAGCCACGGCATTGACCTTATCATCGGAGCCGAGTTATTTCCATTCTTCTTTCAAGCAGAGCAACTCACATTGGCAGACAATTTGCCTATGTTTTACAAAACATCGTTAGGCTATCTCATAGCTGGTACAGTTCCAACAAATGCCGTGACACCCACAGCATGTCTGGTATCTACACTGGATTCCTTAGACGCTCAAGTGAAGAAATTTTGGCAAGTCGAAGACTTCGATCAAGGGAAGGCTCTCACTCCTGACGAGCTACATTGCGAAAATCATTTCCAAACTACTCACAGCCGTACTCAAAGCGTGCGCTACATCGTGCGGTTGCCGATTCGCAGTGAGATACTACAAAAGATCGGTGATTCCTGGCCCGTTGCCGCCCGCCGATTTACTGCTTTAGAAAGACGATTGCAAACGAACGAATGCTTGAAAACAAGTTACACTCAATTCATGAACGAATATGAAGAGCTTGGCCACATGAAAGAGATGAAGACTCGCGTCGCGTTGCCCCAGTTTTTTCTGCCCCATCACGCCAATCATCGACCCGACTCGACAACCACAAAAATAAGAGTCGTGTTCGACGGTTCATGTAAAGACAGTAACGGTATTGCGCTAAACGATCTACTCTTTACTGGACAGTACAGCCAGCTTTATTATCCATTATTATCAATTTTCGTATACACCGCTACGTCATGACGGCGGACATTGAAAAAATGTACCGCCAAATCATGGTTCATCAAGATGATCGCCAATTCCAACAAATTTTGTGGCGGAATGATGCGTCAGAACCTTTGAAGGCCTTCCAGTTGAACACCATAACGTACGGAACCTCGTGTGCACCATTCCTTGCCACGAGAGTCTTAAACCAACTAGCCGATGACGATGGAAAGGAGTATCCGCTAGCCTCACAGGCAGTAAAGCGAGACTTTTATGACGACGATCTTCTCACCGGCGCGAACAGCATCGAAGACATGAAAGAAATTGCGAGGCAGCTCATCGAATTGTTGGATGGTGCTGGATTTTCTCTACGAAAATGGAGTTCCAATGATACTGCGTGCATTATAGATATTCCAGAGGAACACTGGGAAAGGCAACCGCAACTCGAACTGGATCGTTCGCCATCAATTAAAACGCTCGGACTCCTCTGGTTTCCAACTGCGGATGTGTTTGGGTTCAACATTCCGCAATTATCCACAATTGAAAAGGTAACCAAAAGAGTAGTATTGTCCGAAATTTCACAACTGTTTGACCCGCTGGGTCTTGTTGGACCGATTGTTATAAGCGCTAAAATGTTTATACAACGGTTGTGGCTGGAAGATCTCCAGTGGGATGACGAATTGCCCGAAGAGTTACGATCCTGGTGGCTATCCTTTAGAGTGTCTATCGATGTGCTGCAGGAAATTCGTGTTCCTCGTTGGGTATTAGGCACTGGTATAATCGACTACCAACTTCATTGTTTTGTTGACGCCTCAGAGAAAGGATATGGAGCTTGGCTTTACGTCGTTGCAAGCGATTCAAATGGTCCAAAATTCAGTAATTTACTCATCGCCAAATCTCGTGTTTCTCCAAAAAGTGGCGAAACTATGCCACGGTTAGAGCTTTGCGCTGCCCGTCTGGGATGTCAATTGATAGATACGATTCTTCAGACGACCACATTCGCTGGAACCAATTTTGTGGTCCGATTCAACCATTGTTCTGCACTGGATTCGCTCACCCCCGTCGAAGTGGAAGATATTCGTATCCAACCGTATTGCCGAGATTCATCGACTTACCCAAGACTCCCAGTGGCGGTATGGTCCTACAGCACTCAATCCTGCCGACTGCTTATCGAGAGGACTCCAGCCCGATGAACTTCAACATAATACTCTTTGGTGGCACGGGCCACCGTTTCTGCTTCTCGACCGTGAACACTGGCCTAAGCAAACTACTACGCTTTCATCGATGGCATCGGAACAATTAACTTTGGAGCGTAAGGCAACCACTGTGTTAGCAGCGTTCACTACTGAATAAGTGCTTAATAGAAAAATTCTCGAACCTGGCTCGCTTACTCAAGGTTACTTCGTACTGTCGCCGATTCTTGCGTAACTGTAAATCGACTACGGAAAACAGACTTACCGGTGCTCTATCGCCGAACGAATATGATGAGGCGCTCAAATCGTTAGTTCGTGTTGTTCAACGAGCGTCCTTTCCCAGTGAAATTCATTATCTCGAGGGGAAAGGTCATGGTGAAACCTCTCTCAAGAAAGCCAATCTCAAGTCACCACTCAACAGTTACGACCTCATGCTCGACCCACAAGGGACATTGCGGATTCAAGGCAGGTTAGCCAATCTCTCTGGAAGCTTCGATACTCGGTTTCCAATGGTACTACCGTATGATCATCACTTTTCTCGGTTGATTGCTAGATCCATCCATCATCAAACACTACACACTGGACCTGCACAATTACTGTCAATCATTCGCCAGCGATTCTGGCCTGTACGTGGAAGAGAACTCGCACGTAGAACAGTGCACCAATGTTTGACATGCTCCCGTTGGCGTCCTCATCCATGTGACCAATACATGGCTCCATTACCAGCTGCACGCATTACTCCATCGAAGGTCTTTGAACAAACAGGGCTAGACTATTGTGGGCCGTTTCTCGTTCGACCGCTCGCAGGTCGAGGCGCATCGGTAAAAGTCTGGGTCGCCGTGTACGTATGTTTCGCCGTTAAAGCCGTAGCGCTGGACATCGTCGACGGGTTATCAGCAGCTGCGTGCGTCAATTCGCTTAGACGCTTCGTGAGTCGTGTCGGACGCGTTCGAATCATACATTGCGACAACAGCACATCGTTCGTAGGCGCCGCGCGCGAGTTACGGAAGATGCGACGACAGTATCGAGAGCAGTTTACATCAAATTCTTGGGCCAATGAATGCCTGCAACGTGGAATCGAGTTCCAGTTCATTCCGCCACGGGCACCGCATTTCGGCGGTTTATGGGAGGCTGCAGTTAAGAAATTTAAATATCACCTCATTCGCATCATGAAAACGACGCCGTACCGTTTAGATGATTTCCGCGCAGCCATTGCCCAAGCTGAAAGCATCATTAACTCCCGCCCGTTGACTCCACTATCGAACGATCCTAGTGACCTCTCCGTCCTCACTCCTGGGCACTTTTTAATTGGAGAGTCACCGTTCCAACTTCCCGAGCAGGACTATCAACAAAAGCCACTCAATCGCCTTTCTCGCTTTCAGGCAACCCAACGTGCCATAACTAACTTTGCTGTCGGGACGATGGTCGTCATAAAAACGGACTGCGTACCACCAAAACGGTGGCCACTAGGACGAGTGGTTACTGTCTACCCTGGGGCTGATGGCATCACCCGAGTCGTAGATGTACGCACGCAGAATGGAACCCGACGTCGTGCAACGTCAGAACTTTGCATTTTGCCCATCGAAAATTGTGCTGCAGAATATACAGCTATCCTCAAACAACCAGTTTAACTTTGAATGCTACGCTTCAACGGGGCCCAGGATGTTGCGTTCctcgaaattaaatttgaacctAATAATCTAAACAtgcaaaaaattaaaagaattaATCTAAATCCTAAATCCTAATAATTATTCTACTTaaaactacataaatgcataccGCTTATATACCTTACTCATTATAAATATATATACATTGTATTCCAATCAATCTTACACTCAATATAATACAATGCCAATCAATCTCAGCTAATACTAACGAGAGCAATAAATGTTCAGTACGATAAAGATCACGGAGACAATCGCTCGTATCAAATTCGTTCGCTGTGTCTCACATCCCCTTCTTCTCGATCCACTTAACCGACCAGTTTCGGTTAACTGGAACCATATCGCCGACCAGTTTCGGCAAAGAACAaacagatcctatcgaagcgctaacgttgactcggatcactacctagtgatggttaagatgcgcccaagactctccgttgtgaacaacattcggtaccgacgccagccccggttagatctcgcgcggctgaagcagccagacgtcgccgcaaactacgcgcattcactcgaagctgcgctgccggaagaggacgagctggacgaagcccctctcgaggactgttggaacactatcaaaacggCCGTCATCAGTGTatcggagagctccatcgggcatgtggcccggaatcagcggaacgattggtttgacgatgaatgtaggagggtgatgggtgagcagaacgctgcgcgggcggtcaagacacgcagtgccacacgtcagaacgtggaaagacacaaacagaggaatatgcagagttagagcggctgcatcgtcctcaagaaacgcgaaagttctaccagaaactgaacagatcccgcaaaggctttgtgccgcgagccgaaatgtgtcgggataagactggcagtattctgacggacgatcgtgaggtgaccgataggtggaagcagcacttcgacgaacacctgaatggcgcccaggcagagaaccatggcggcgaggaaagcgatttcgacggtgcagcaaacggggaagacgtgccagccccaacgataggcgaagttaaggaggccatcatgcagctaaagaacaacaagtcagctggaaaagatggcatcggagcggagcttattaaaatgggaccagaaaagctggccttTTGTCTAcgccgactaattgttagaatttgggatacggaacagctaccggaggagtggaaagatggggttatttgcccgatctataaaaagaacgacaagttggactgtgagaactatcgagcgatcaccgttctcaaagccgcctataaagtgctgtcccaaatcattttccgccgtctatcaccaattgcgaatggatttgtgggaacttatcaagccggattcgtcgaaggtcggtctacaacgcatcaaatatttacactgcggcaaatcctccaaaagggccgtgaatacagagttcccacgtatcatttattcgttgacttcaaagccgcatatgataccatcgaccggaaagagctatggaaaatcatgtacgagaacagcttccccaggaagctcatcaaactgattaaatgtacgatggatggtacacagtactgtattcggatttcgggtggattgtcaagttcattcgaatcacacagagggcttcgtcaaggtgatggtctttcatgcctgctgttcaacatagcgctacaaggtgttatgaaccgagcggatatcaacacgcggggcacgatattcaacaaatctagtcaattcgtctgctttgccgatgacatggatattatcggcagaacatatGTGGCAGAACAtaggtggctgaacagtacaccagactaaaacgcgaagcagaaaagattgggttaaaggtaaatacgtctaaaacaaagtacatgctggccagcggaaccgaggccgaacgacaccgcttggtcagtagtatattgatcgatggcgatgagtttgaggtaatcgatgaatttgtctaccttggcttacTGGTAACCGCGGAcgatgataccagccgtgagattcggaggcgtattatcagcggaagccgtgcttactatgggcttcacaagcaattgcggtcgagcagactaagttcccgtataaagtgcaccctgtacaagacgcttattagaacggttgttctctacgggcatgaaacatggacaatgctcgaggaggacctgcgagtgctcggagttttcgaacgacgagtgctaagaacgatcttcggcagcgtacaggagaacggagtatggaggcggaggatgaaccatgaactcgcacagctctatggcgaacctagTATtaagaaggtggctaaagctggacggatacgatgggcaggacatgttgcaagaatgccggacaactaccctacaaagatggtgttcgcctcaaatccggtatgaacaagacgaccaggagcgcagcgagcaagatggttagagcaagtggagcgagatctggcggagagtactcggtgcccgaggaattggagagcggtagccctcaaccgagttacatggagaaattttgtttaacaGGCTTtgccttaggacggcaagccacctaagtaagtaagtgctgTAAGATGGCTCACTTCACAACTGAGAGTTGACCACAGTTCACCACCGAGACGTGCTACACCATGCATCATGGAAACTCCTCACCCTCCCGACCCAGTCATGCCTTCCGTTGCcaatgttacttgttacttgtacAATGTGCCAATGTCACTTCACAACTGAGAGTTGACCACAGTTCACCACCGAGACGTGCTACACCATGCATCATGGAAACTCCTCACCCTCCCGACCCAGTCGTGCCTTCCGTTGCCAATGTTACAGTtttggctggcaaatgagtgaacatgtgcaaataaaTCACCTCTGTTGTCTAACTCGTATCTCTACCTCcaccttggttgtcgtacgcagacagagaaggtggaacactcgccgtgcggtttccggctacctaatcatgcaatTCGGCACCGGTTTTTCGGAGGGTGTGGCTGCGGGGTCTGGGCAcgccgggagagagttattttctctgctggcttagcacagagagagaaagACTCTCAATCGGTCTGTTTACATAATCTGCAGTTATGCCCTTTTGGCGGTTGGTGctgaattgtacgtttgggcaaaaattgagccacgggacctgatcctgccgtgaGAGTCGGCAtatcaggagcccctaagtcaaggtataattccgtgccgatgactgaatggcgttctggccaacataattggcatCGCTTACAGTTTGCTGTCTGATCTATGTTGGAGATTGTTtatgcatatactccgctagtcaaatagttagagttgcacaaataaatcttcaacacaaacgggcagcaaatttgtatttatgcgaaaaacttttcaatGGCTCTGTctccatcgcattggttcaggagccatattttcgcaaggggtacttccATTCGATGGATactggaaaccagaactttgctgttttcagcaaaactggttgacaaatcctcgtttgatgctcagggcatgcatattgttgcataggtcaataagtgcatgccttatctctgagttgactactcgagatacttgtgcagtcacagtagaactcgtcgtggatgatgtccataggcgctatgtctactgttctgcatacttaccacacgatgaaccgtctcccagcgacgatttcagaaatgtggtgagatactgccaatcgaatgggcttccgctcattgtaggcagtgatgccgatgcccatcacatcatttggggcagctcggatatcaatttgatggaatatttgagtagtaccaaccttgtaatactcaacattggcaattgtcaaACATTCATACGAGCTgctagagaggaagtgttagatataacactctgctctaacaggatcagtcatgagttggaaCAAtgacatgtttcaaatgagagaccaatatctgatcattgctttatatattttgatcatctgggtgtctccttgaacgctgcaacatttcgcaatccgagattttccgactgaaaactctttgaggaggaactggcgacgaaatttcaaggattcgaaccgacgattgagtcatcgatcgacttggatgtggctataGATGttacaacatcttttattgcggaagctttcgAAGTAgcctgcccgctaaaaactattaaaacgactagagggaCACCATGGTgtaactctcatctcgcggaactaaagaaacgatgcaggagagcttggaatagacgtcgtagggatggcgtagagcctttcaagcagacccggaaagcctatgcaaaggctctacgatcttcagctcgcacgagctggcacaggttctgcagcaacgtttccagtttcggcaaGGCAAGTCGAcctaataaaatactgtcaaaatcgaaagattatcaggttaataccgaacggcgaatactgttcgaatgacaatgaaatcctggaatgtatcttttatagtcactttccaggctgtgtggaagctgaagttcgaaactcggacttttgctcggagacttgtcacaattgaagcgattgagtgggccgtgaacagcttctctccatccaaatctcctggaacagatggaatataccctattctactgcaaaaaggattcaagtacttcaaacacattctgagaaggatgtttgtgtgtagtattgctattgggttgCTATTGCTACATTGTATTGCTATTgctacatcccaactcaatggcgtgaaataaccattaagtttattcctaaaggtggacgcgcgacatgcaagcaaaaagttttagatcaatcagtctaacgtctttcttgcacctcggattgttgatcaccacattcGCAAAACAAACTTAGTATAAGTTCCTCTACATTCAGCataacatgcttatcaaagtggcaagtcttcAACccctttattacatgatgtggtggatgaaattgaggttgctttttcacaaaaggaatcttgcttaggaacttttttggatattgaaggtgcgtttgataacgtatctttcgcttccattttggaggctgctcgttatcataatgtgccttcaataatcataaagtggatagattTGTtctgcttagtaaccgattgcttttttcgtccttacggcaagcaagcatttggaagcaaagtgtttgtggatgttcTCAAGGTGACGTGCTCTCACCTCTTGTATggatggcctactgaggaaactcaatggtctaggctatccgtcatatggttttgcggatgactatctcctcctagtagttggaatgtgcataagcacattatttgacttaacaCAGCaggcaaaacatctatcgtctcattttcaagacgtagaaataccaatggagctcgcgctctgcacttttacgattcggatgttgatgttgtgaacgaggtgaagtacgtggggttgattctcaactccaagcttgactggtccacaaatattgatttccgaattaaaaaagcgtgcatggcctttgggcaatgtagacgagcaattggcaactcttgggggattaaacccaaatacatacactggatatacacggtcgttgtcagagcaatactggcgtatggtggcagagaggggaggttgtgactgtccagacaaagctaaaccatcttcaaaggatgtgtttaatggcaatgcctggtgcatttactacaactcctactgccgccctagaatctattttcaatattaaacctctacactttcacctgaagcaagaggcactaatatgtgcttatcgactacacgcgattggcctttggcagtctgtggacggttccactggtcatactcgattgtggtcgcaaattgttgctgaggacaagtttgcccttgctcctagcgatgtaacgctcatgcgtactttcccgtataggactttctcaagtgactttcctcctagagaggagtggatgtcaggctacatggaaaggaaaatttccgactatgtggtctgttataccgatggttccttgtacgaaggtcgcgcgggtgctggtgtttattGCCGTgaactggaattggaggaatcctattcgttgggtagtcactgcaccgtttttcaagatgaaatctttgcaattatgtgcggagctcagtttgcacttcagaaagaactgataggcaagattatctacttctgttctgacagtcaagccgctataaaagccctttgtgcggctaattctaaatctaaaacagtcatcgcctgccacacccaattagaagaactaagcattctaaatgccgttcatctggtttgggttcctggccattctggtattaccggaaatgaatgggctgatgaactagcaagatctggagcagaaaagtcgattttcggaccggaacctgctttatcaattgcggcatgttggataaaacaaaagattcgatcttggctTTCATCTCAACATGAAcgttatcttgaaacttgtcgtcaaacgaaaagtttcatcgttaagccttgtgagaaggttgtgaaatttcttttgcaacactgaaaggtaaattgcagtattcttgtcagatcactgactggtcactgcagactaaattatcatatggctacgattcagcgtaAATCCAGcgtaaaatttatgtaatccgactacggtacaccatatcacgtaatttgcaactgccctgcagtagcacaattgcgtcataggatctttgtatcctacgtcttaaatgaatcggattttaggaaactaaaattacaagacattttgatgtttcttaccgaaaggggtattgagctataagctcttatttatcatgagtataccccccagttggtgtactattgataagttaactaccaaggattgcagtatcccctcgggggtacaaaaatctctcggtatgtatgtgtttgtgtttgtccaaattcctcatccaccccttcctattcctcctgttttccttcccgtcctcatcaggtaaatgatgacacgggcaagatgggtaaggcacaaatcttccacatgattgtgaggaacgtgctgcccgagccaaagatgctgatacctgatacctgataccactTCACAACTGAGAGTTGACCACAGTTCACCACCGAGACGCGCTACACCATGCATCATGGAAACCCCTCACCCTCACGACCCAGTCGTGCCTTCCGTTGCCAATGTTTCTGTTAGTTGTCTCGGTCCTGGGCTCGGCTTTAGGGTAGGGGACTTCCAACCCGTGATATCTGGCTATGTTATTCGAAACATAAATGTCAAACGAAGATTTTGTGTTCGAAGTATGGAATAAAGTGGATCACTTTATAATCGGTGATCGTCGAAAGTAGACATTGTTCCAGTTATCCTACGCCTAGTGAAGAATCCTTTAGTGGCGACAAGGATAAAAAGCAGATTTGTTGGAGTTTCTTTGGTGTAACCATTGAATCAGCTGTACAAAAGTCGGTCGTAACCGACACTGATTTTGTGGGTGCAGCATATAAAAGGATAAGGGAAAATAAAAGGACATCGGATCAAAGGCAATAAAAGAAGTGAACAAGGATACGTTTGTTTACTTTGTAGGCCATCACAATTCTATACAATTGTCTGCTGTTACAAAAGGTACGTGATTTATCCAACGTTTAGTTCATAAATATTGGTGCAGTCATGTCGTTAATTGGCACTATTGACCCGTATGTACCTGGTAGTACTTCGTTTTCTAATTATGTGGAGAGGTTGGAATACTGCTTTTCATGTAATAATGTAGACGACGGACGAAAGAAAGACATTTTCATGGGTTTTTGTGGCATGATTGTCTTTGATGAGCTAAACTGCACATCGCGATGTCCGCGTTTCCGCGACTGACTTGAAAAGGCTGACTTATGCGGAGATTACGAATAAACTAAAGGAAAGGTACGACAAGGTGGAATCAGACATAATTTTGAGACTAAGATT is part of the Sabethes cyaneus chromosome 2, idSabCyanKW18_F2, whole genome shotgun sequence genome and harbors:
- the LOC128735927 gene encoding uncharacterized protein LOC128735927, coding for MTADIEKMYRQIMVHQDDRQFQQILWRNDASEPLKAFQLNTITYGTSCAPFLATRVLNQLADDDGKEYPLASQAVKRDFYDDDLLTGANSIEDMKEIARQLIELLDGAGFSLRKWSSNDTACIIDIPEEHWERQPQLELDRSPSIKTLGLLWFPTADVFGFNIPQLSTIEKVTKRVVLSEISQLFDPLGLVGPIVISAKMFIQRLWLEDLQWDDELPEELRSWWLSFRVSIDVLQEIRVPRWVLGTGIIDYQLHCFVDASEKGYGAWLYVVASDSNGPKFSNLLIAKSRVSPKSGETMPRLELCAARLGCQLIDTILQTTTFAGTNFVVRFNHCSALDSLTPVEVEDIRIQPYCRDSSTYPRLPVAVWSYSTQSCRLLIERTPAR
- the LOC128735926 gene encoding uncharacterized protein LOC128735926; this encodes MECLVLPKLAVHLPTSTVDISDWRIPEHLPLANPQFNVSHGIDLIIGAELFPFFFQAEQLTLADNLPMFYKTSLGYLIAGTVPTNAVTPTACLVSTLDSLDAQVKKFWQVEDFDQGKALTPDELHCENHFQTTHSRTQSVRYIVRLPIRSEILQKIGDSWPVAARRFTALERRLQTNECLKTSYTQFMNEYEELGHMKEMKTRVALPQFFLPHHANHRPDSTTTKIRVVFDGSCKDSNGIALNDLLFTGQYSQLYYPLLSIFVYTATS
- the LOC128735928 gene encoding uncharacterized protein LOC128735928 is translated as MAPLPAARITPSKVFEQTGLDYCGPFLVRPLAGRGASVKVWVAVYVCFAVKAVALDIVDGLSAAACVNSLRRFVSRVGRVRIIHCDNSTSFVGAARELRKMRRQYREQFTSNSWANECLQRGIEFQFIPPRAPHFGGLWEAAVKKFKYHLIRIMKTTPYRLDDFRAAIAQAESIINSRPLTPLSNDPSDLSVLTPGHFLIGESPFQLPEQDYQQKPLNRLSRFQATQRAITNFAVGTMVVIKTDCVPPKRWPLGRVVTVYPGADGITRVVDVRTQNGTRRRATSELCILPIENCAAEYTAILKQPV